TCGTTTGCTGTCAGCTCCGGAGTTCCACGGGGtagtcatctaggaccattcatatttttgcTCTACTTAAATGATTTAAATACTTTTGCTGAAATGCAGGAAATTATCCTTTGCTGACGATTTCAAACTCTTCCATCTAATCAAAACTACCAATGCTGCTATATTTCTGCAGTCACAATTAGACATCTTTACAAATTGGTGCAGAGCAAAAAGAATGACTATAAATGCCGcgaaattttcaattatatcgTTCACACGAAAACACTCAGTAGTTAAATTCGACTAGTCTATTTCACAAACCGTTCTTAAAAGATAATCGTTCGTTAAAGACTTAGGAGTTATCCTGGATTCAAAAATGAACTTCAAGCAACATGTGGATTACACAATCAACAAAGCTTCAGCGTATAGAAGCCATCCAACAGAAATTCTTTCGTTTCGCGCTTCGTAAActtccttggagagatcctCTGAATCTTCCGACTTACCCAGACCGTTGCTCATAGGTCTCAATCTATTGTCTGTTCGTAGAGACGTGTTTAAGGCAACTTTCGTCGCAGATCTGCTTCAATCTCGGATCGATTGTTCTGAACTTTTACGCTGACTAGACTTCAATATTCGCCGTCGTGTTCTTCAAACTCATACTTTTCTCCGTCTTCCTTCCGCTAGAACCAATTATGGTCACAACGAGCCTTTCGTTAGTATGTGCCGTCTATTTAATCATTGCTCaaatgttttcgattttcacttaactcataacagcataaagaatttgtttctaaGATTTTTGTCTCGTTAGCTATTAATATTGTATTAGTATTTGTATTACAATTAGAGATAATAACGGTGCTGTGTGTAGCAGTAAGCAATgtaatttaaggaaatgtatcatttggataattataatctgttggtacaaaagatgagaggtTTTATGTCTACTGGAGAGAGAACTAAAATTTGGTAAAGCtcagctccagtgggcttttccctgctccaaataaacaaataaacaaataaataaataaaagaagcaTGTTgattttgttcgtattcacgtcctccagttacgtctctgacattacccacccgtttttctttatgagttgttgttgcTTATCACGTGTTCGTTTCACTAGGAGTCacagtcgcccgcgtgtaggttcaaaaacgaaaacggtatttgtTTGGTTCGCACCTAGCAACGGGGGTGTGAACAAAcccgatataaaaaccaggatcGAAACTggttcgattttcagttcaatgacGTTGCAACTAGGCTCGTAACTGGCTTCAAATGAATAATTTGATAGCAgacagggtggaaactgggttaggtttggcatcaagtaaaaacgacattagtgatcattaaaaatgacattgatAATTCTCGTGTATGGGCTGCTTATGATGTTTGAAAAAAACCGAAAGAATCCTAAAATCCGAACATTTATTTGTATGAAAAATGAATAATCGGTATAAATATCgttaaatcggtatacctgccaACTTGACTGGTTTCGCAGGCACAGAGTGACAGGCAGGAGCAGCACATTGCACTCGACATTACTCGAGTGAAAACATTTGTAATTCTAAAGATTCATTTTGAGTAGATTCTTGAAACAGATAACTTTCTATTAaagtgaaaaaatcgattttcttcaacctgCGGGGTAGAAGCCCCCTTAAATTTATCTGATCTATCAAAAGTATACCGCTGTGTAGCCTTTTTCTGTGATCTGAAAAGTGTTGACGTATACGTCTGTCGGCTGTTTCACTCCATCTCCTAAAGGAGAAGTGGTATACGGAATTCTCAATTTTCTTCAGCTCCAAAATAACGGCAAACATAGGCTATAATACGGGagaaaaaaagtgttatatcTTCAAATTGTTAGTAATATAGAAGCTTTCAAAAGCCATTATCGATAAATTTTGTAGTATCACTAGAACAGAGAAACATACTGAAGTATATAtcggtgcagaattgtccgttGACTGCCCGGCCGTAACGCTACGATCGGACCAATATTGTGCTCATTAGATTCGATAATCGGGCTGATAGTCGGACCGATGcaactcgacaaaattcaccggGTACTTGCATAAATATACATAAGATCGTTTTTGCTGTGATATACACAGATATATAGGCTGTCCGACTTGTGTATTTATTAGATTAATTCAGCGAAAATGTTCCTAAACATACTATCAACGAAAACGCACTCCCCGGTCACTGGTCAAATGACTTCGAATGCCGATTCATCACTTAAAGTACAACTTGTACAGCGGAACGTGATCACTGGCTATGGTGGTCTTCTCCTTGAACATGCCTTGGTCTACCAGATACTTTGGACGGTGCATCTCCGGGTGTTCCTTCAGGTGTTCGACCAAAATCTTCACCGAGCGGAGATGGCAGATTCCCTTGAATACCTTCTCGAACGTTTTCATTTCCTCCGGAAAGTTCGGTACAATTTCGTCGATGTCATCGAAGCGATTGAAACGACGCATGTGCATTGGCAAGGTGCGACCGAAAGCCACGTGACGCTCGCGAACTTTCGCCGCTCGGCGGTCGCTTTTCATGACCTGGGCGATTCTGCGCTGCAGTGCCATCTGCGAGAAACGTTgggaaagacaaaaaaaaaagcttttagatAATACCGTGGAGCTTCGTTATCTTTTCAAGTATAATGATAAAGTTATTTTGGTTTTTCGGATGAAAGCAAAACATTTTCTGACATAACTCACATAATGCAGATTCCAGTCTGCTGCCACTTCATCCGGGATGGCACGGATTTCCTTCGGCTCGACGCACAGAGCTTTTGCTGAGTCCCCTTCGACGCCAATCGAGAACAGCTGCTTGATGATGTCCTTGGTGATGTTTGACTTTTCCGCACCAAGTTTACTCAACCATTCGGCAAAGTCCTGAGCACCGAGATCAATCAATTCTTCCACTTGATCGAACAATGGTTTTTCCAGTAGCTTTTTATCCGATCTGTACAGTTTGGTTTGCCATTTGATGCGTTCCTTTCGGGTTTTCTTCAGAAAATTTTCCATCCAATTGGATTCCTTCAACTTCAGCTCACGAGGTTTCGTTTTGGGTTCAATTTTGAGCTCAAATTTAGACAAACGATCCTCGTCCTCGCCATCTTCCTCCGTTTCCGGGTGATGGCTTTTAGAATCTTTGGCATCGATGCTGTACGAGCGGAAAGCTTCCTTCAGGCGACTTTTGATGATGTCTTCGAACTCTCGATCGTCGTACGGTGGCAACCGAACAATCTTCGACGTCTGGTCGTACAAACGACGGGGAACGACATGAGTTAAATCCGCATTCACTATCGGATGTTGAAGTTTCTGTTAGAGAAATGGAAAATTTTACCTTTTATTTTGGGTCAAATGTTTTATGCGcatacttttttaaattgttcctCAAATCGTTGAACAAATTTCCGCATTTCTTCTTTAATTTCGGGATCGTTCGCTTCATATTTTGAAGGTTTTACTTTATATTTGAAAGGCATTTCCAGACActtctatttttatttgaaatcttGTTATTAttgtgaattccgaatcaataagctgttatttattTCTCTGTCAGCGGTAACTAAGCGGTCGTTGCTATCGAAGTTGTGTTCTCTGTTGAGTCATGCGTGTTAACTATGAATTTGGTAACAACTTGTTGCTAAAGAACAAGTAGAGCTACGATAGATTAGCCAGTTTCTCAGTGCAAACTGGTGCAGTTTGACTGTAATATAGTGTAATCGGTTTTTGAGTTGTCATTTAAGATAATCATATTTATATACATGCAGAAAATAATCTTTTTTATATTCTA
This genomic window from Malaya genurostris strain Urasoe2022 chromosome 1, Malgen_1.1, whole genome shotgun sequence contains:
- the LOC131440350 gene encoding uncharacterized protein LOC131440350, whose protein sequence is MPFKYKVKPSKYEANDPEIKEEMRKFVQRFEEQFKKKLQHPIVNADLTHVVPRRLYDQTSKIVRLPPYDDREFEDIIKSRLKEAFRSYSIDAKDSKSHHPETEEDGEDEDRLSKFELKIEPKTKPRELKLKESNWMENFLKKTRKERIKWQTKLYRSDKKLLEKPLFDQVEELIDLGAQDFAEWLSKLGAEKSNITKDIIKQLFSIGVEGDSAKALCVEPKEIRAIPDEVAADWNLHYMALQRRIAQVMKSDRRAAKVRERHVAFGRTLPMHMRRFNRFDDIDEIVPNFPEEMKTFEKVFKGICHLRSVKILVEHLKEHPEMHRPKYLVDQGMFKEKTTIASDHVPLYKLYFK